One genomic segment of Protaetiibacter intestinalis includes these proteins:
- the hemC gene encoding hydroxymethylbilane synthase, translating into MLRGRAGDRRGAGVVTLRLGTRGSALALAQARTVATRLGAELVTIESEGDRISEPLSQLGGAGVFAAALREALLAGEVDAVVHSYKDLPTAPLPGLTVAAVPKRADARDVLCAADGRDLDALPAGARVGTGSPRRRAQLLRRRADLEVVDIRGNIDTRLGRLTADDPERRLDAIVLAAAGLDRLGRIDAASEWMSLTSWPTAPAQGALAVETRTGQEKTVAKLDHKPSRLAAEAERGVLAKLEAGCAAPLGASALFEDGLLFLSARVYSLDGAEQLTASHALYPEDAKDPAGELAARVAEELLAAGAAELAGLGGAS; encoded by the coding sequence ATGCTGCGTGGGCGTGCAGGCGACCGTCGTGGAGCCGGTGTCGTGACCCTGCGGCTCGGCACCCGGGGCAGCGCGCTCGCGCTCGCCCAGGCGCGCACGGTGGCGACGCGCCTCGGTGCCGAGCTCGTCACGATCGAGAGCGAGGGCGACCGCATCTCCGAGCCGCTCTCGCAGCTCGGCGGGGCGGGGGTGTTCGCCGCGGCGCTGCGCGAGGCGCTGCTCGCGGGCGAGGTGGATGCCGTCGTGCACTCGTACAAGGACCTCCCGACCGCGCCGCTGCCCGGGCTCACGGTGGCGGCCGTGCCGAAGCGCGCCGACGCGCGCGACGTGCTGTGCGCGGCGGACGGGCGCGACCTCGACGCGCTGCCCGCGGGGGCGCGGGTCGGCACCGGCTCGCCGCGCCGCCGCGCCCAGCTGCTGCGCCGCCGCGCCGACCTCGAGGTGGTCGACATCCGCGGCAACATCGACACGCGGCTCGGCCGATTGACCGCCGACGACCCGGAACGCCGCCTCGACGCGATCGTGCTCGCCGCCGCGGGTCTCGACCGGCTCGGACGCATCGACGCCGCGAGCGAGTGGATGAGCCTCACCTCCTGGCCCACCGCGCCGGCCCAGGGCGCACTCGCCGTCGAAACGCGCACCGGCCAGGAGAAGACGGTCGCGAAGCTCGACCACAAGCCCAGCCGCCTGGCCGCGGAGGCCGAGCGCGGCGTGCTCGCGAAGCTCGAGGCGGGATGCGCTGCGCCGCTCGGCGCGTCCGCCCTGTTCGAGGACGGCCTGCTGTTCCTCTCGGCGCGCGTCTACTCCCTCGACGGCGCCGAGCAGCTCACGGCATCCCACGCCCTCTACCCGGAGGACGCGAAGGATCCGGCGGGCGAACTCGCGGCCCGGGTGGCCGAGGAGCTGCTCGCGGCGGGCGCGGCGGAGCTCGCCGGGCTCGGGGGTGCCTCGTGA
- a CDS encoding phage holin family protein — MTDPTFDPTRRRPKRSLVELLTGLPEQVQSLVQREIELVKTELVEKLKALGVGAGLLLGAVVVLLFFVGVLLTLAIIGLSYVMPDWAAALVVAGVLLIVAVILGLIGYRILKRGIPPLPTEAIDSIQKDINAVKGTGRRGPS, encoded by the coding sequence ATGACCGACCCCACCTTCGACCCGACGAGGCGGCGCCCCAAGCGCTCGCTCGTCGAGCTGCTGACGGGCCTGCCCGAGCAGGTGCAGTCCCTCGTGCAGCGCGAGATCGAGCTCGTCAAGACCGAGCTCGTCGAGAAGCTCAAGGCGCTCGGCGTCGGCGCGGGCCTGCTGCTCGGCGCGGTCGTCGTGCTGCTGTTCTTCGTCGGCGTGCTGCTGACGCTCGCGATCATCGGCCTCAGCTACGTCATGCCCGACTGGGCCGCGGCGCTCGTCGTCGCGGGCGTGCTGCTCATCGTCGCGGTGATCCTCGGGCTCATCGGCTACCGCATCCTCAAGCGCGGCATCCCGCCGCTGCCGACCGAGGCCATCGACTCCATCCAGAAGGACATCAACGCCGTCAAGGGCACAGGAAGGCGAGGACCGTCATGA
- the hemE gene encoding uroporphyrinogen decarboxylase: MLSPHHPLVDGRTAAAPFIRAVRGDRPERTPVWFMRQAGRSLPEYRASRAGVDMLDACLTPELAAEITLQPVRRHGVDAAILFSDIVVPVLLAGVDVRIVPGRGPVLDSPIRTASDVLRLRPIDPEALAPIAEAVRLTVAELGSTPLIAFGGAPFTLASYLVEGGPSKDQLRARSLMYSDPHAWAALLNWCADVTGAFLRAQVEAGASAAQLFDSWIGSLARRDYQRRVAPHSKRALDALRGFEVPRIHFGVGSGEVIDLLPGLGVDAVGVDWRLPLDEASARLGGGVPLQGNIDPALLAAPWSVLQSHLEDVLDRGLAAPAHVANLGHGVPPDTDPEVLTRVVEFVHARG, translated from the coding sequence GTGCTGTCCCCTCACCATCCGCTCGTCGACGGGCGCACCGCCGCCGCCCCCTTCATCCGCGCGGTGCGCGGCGACCGGCCCGAGCGCACCCCCGTCTGGTTCATGCGTCAGGCCGGACGCTCGCTGCCCGAGTACCGCGCCTCGCGTGCGGGCGTCGACATGCTCGACGCGTGCCTGACGCCCGAGCTCGCGGCCGAGATCACCCTGCAGCCGGTGCGCCGGCACGGGGTGGACGCCGCGATCCTGTTCAGCGACATCGTCGTGCCCGTGCTGCTCGCGGGCGTCGACGTGCGTATCGTGCCGGGCCGCGGCCCCGTGCTCGACTCCCCCATCCGCACGGCATCCGACGTGCTGCGGCTGCGCCCGATCGACCCCGAGGCGCTCGCCCCGATCGCGGAGGCCGTGCGGCTGACGGTCGCCGAGCTCGGCTCGACGCCGCTCATCGCCTTCGGCGGCGCGCCCTTCACGCTCGCCTCCTACCTCGTCGAGGGCGGCCCCTCGAAGGATCAGCTGCGGGCGCGCTCCCTCATGTACAGCGACCCGCACGCCTGGGCCGCGCTGCTGAACTGGTGCGCGGATGTCACGGGCGCCTTCCTGCGCGCGCAGGTCGAGGCGGGCGCGAGCGCCGCCCAGCTGTTCGACTCGTGGATCGGCTCGCTCGCGCGCCGTGACTACCAGCGACGCGTGGCGCCGCACTCGAAGCGGGCGCTCGACGCGCTGCGCGGGTTCGAAGTTCCGCGCATCCACTTCGGCGTCGGCAGCGGCGAGGTCATCGACCTGCTGCCGGGGCTCGGCGTCGACGCCGTGGGCGTCGACTGGCGGCTGCCGCTCGACGAGGCGAGCGCCCGGCTCGGCGGCGGCGTGCCCCTGCAGGGCAACATCGACCCGGCCCTGCTCGCGGCGCCGTGGTCCGTGCTGCAGTCGCATCTCGAGGACGTGCTCGACCGCGGGCTCGCCGCACCCGCGCACGTCGCGAACCTCGGCCACGGGGTGCCGCCGGACACCGACCCCGAGGTGCTCACCCGCGTCGTGGAGTTCGTGCATGCCCGAGGGTGA
- a CDS encoding glutamate-1-semialdehyde 2,1-aminomutase encodes MTANDDAFARAQAALPGGVNSPVRAYGSVGGTPRFLVSARGAYVTDVDGREYVDLVASWGPALLGHAHPEVVAAVQTAAARGLSFGASTPAETELAELVRARLGAASGVEKLRLVSTGTEATMTAIRLARGATGRELVVKFAGHYHGHSDGLLAEAGSGVATQGLPGSAGVPAPIAAQTLVLPYNDLAAVEAAFAAHPGRIAAVITEAAGANAGVLAPQPGFNRALVELAHAHGALVILDEVLTGFRVGPAGWWGLEGAAEGWAPDLFTFGKVIGGGMPLAALGGRAALMDQLAPLGPVYQAGTLSGNPLAVAAGLTTLRLAEAEVYAHVDAAADAVAAAVSEALAAEGVAHVIPRAGSLFSIAFREAPVRDYADAKAQDAWRYAPFFHALLEQGVSAPPSVYEAWFLTAAHDAAALDRILRALPAAARAAATASPR; translated from the coding sequence GTGACCGCCAACGACGACGCCTTCGCACGCGCCCAGGCGGCGCTGCCCGGCGGGGTGAACTCGCCCGTGCGCGCCTACGGTTCGGTCGGCGGCACGCCGCGCTTCCTCGTGTCGGCGCGGGGTGCGTACGTGACGGATGTCGACGGCCGCGAGTACGTCGACCTCGTCGCGTCGTGGGGTCCGGCGCTGCTCGGCCACGCGCATCCGGAGGTCGTGGCGGCCGTGCAGACCGCCGCCGCCCGCGGGCTGTCGTTCGGCGCCTCCACCCCCGCCGAGACGGAGCTCGCCGAGCTCGTGCGGGCGCGGCTCGGGGCGGCGAGCGGCGTCGAGAAGCTGCGCCTCGTGTCGACCGGCACCGAGGCGACCATGACCGCGATCCGGCTCGCGCGCGGCGCGACGGGGCGCGAGCTGGTCGTCAAGTTCGCGGGGCACTACCACGGGCACTCCGACGGTCTGCTCGCCGAGGCGGGCTCGGGCGTCGCCACCCAGGGGCTGCCCGGCTCGGCCGGGGTGCCGGCGCCGATCGCCGCGCAGACGCTCGTGCTGCCCTACAACGACCTCGCCGCGGTCGAGGCGGCGTTCGCCGCGCATCCGGGCCGCATCGCGGCCGTCATCACGGAGGCGGCGGGTGCCAACGCGGGCGTGCTCGCGCCGCAGCCGGGCTTCAACCGCGCGCTCGTGGAGCTCGCCCACGCGCACGGCGCGCTCGTGATCCTCGACGAGGTGCTCACCGGCTTCCGGGTCGGCCCCGCCGGCTGGTGGGGGCTCGAGGGTGCGGCCGAGGGTTGGGCTCCCGACCTGTTCACCTTCGGCAAGGTGATCGGCGGCGGCATGCCTCTCGCGGCGCTCGGCGGCCGTGCCGCGCTCATGGACCAGCTGGCGCCGCTCGGCCCGGTGTACCAGGCGGGCACCCTCTCGGGGAACCCGCTCGCGGTCGCCGCGGGCCTCACGACGCTGCGGCTCGCGGAGGCCGAGGTCTACGCGCACGTCGACGCGGCGGCGGATGCCGTGGCCGCCGCGGTCTCGGAGGCGCTCGCCGCCGAGGGGGTCGCCCACGTGATCCCGCGCGCCGGGAGTCTCTTCTCGATCGCGTTCCGCGAGGCTCCGGTGCGCGACTACGCTGACGCGAAGGCGCAGGACGCCTGGCGCTACGCCCCCTTCTTCCACGCCCTGCTCGAGCAGGGCGTCTCGGCGCCGCCGAGCGTCTACGAGGCCTGGTTCCTCACGGCCGCCCACGACGCCGCGGCCCTCGACCGCATCCTGCGGGCGCTGCCGGCCGCGGCACGCGCCGCGGCCACCGCGTCGCCGCGGTAG
- a CDS encoding MDR family oxidoreductase, with product MVHALQVTRGETGATVAFVDVAEGDLGDGEVLLDVAYSSLNFKDGLALRGDRGVARVSPLIPGIDVVGTVAASSDDRWRPGDEVVLTGAGLGETRNGGYARRARVQAESLVRVPAQLGMRRAAAIGTAGFTAAQAALALEHADIPEGDVVVTGATGGVGSVAVMLLAASGRRVVAATGHPDDRGYLERLGASELLDRAELQQAGKPLQASRWAGAVDVVGGTTLASLLAQARYGGAVAACGLVESAELATTVMPFILRGVSLVGINSVEAPLVTRDRVWSRLARDLDLALLDSMTEEIGLSRVPEYAGRILAGDTRGRIVVDVAH from the coding sequence ATGGTGCACGCGCTGCAGGTGACCCGGGGCGAGACGGGGGCGACGGTCGCATTCGTCGACGTGGCGGAGGGCGACCTCGGCGACGGCGAGGTGCTGCTCGACGTCGCCTACTCGAGCCTCAATTTCAAGGACGGCCTCGCGCTGCGCGGCGACCGCGGCGTCGCCCGGGTCAGCCCGCTCATCCCCGGCATCGACGTCGTCGGCACGGTCGCCGCGTCGAGCGACGACCGCTGGCGGCCCGGCGACGAGGTCGTGCTCACGGGAGCCGGCCTCGGCGAGACGCGCAACGGCGGGTACGCGCGGCGCGCCCGCGTGCAGGCCGAGTCGCTCGTGCGCGTGCCCGCGCAGCTCGGGATGCGGCGCGCCGCCGCCATCGGCACCGCCGGCTTCACCGCGGCGCAGGCCGCGCTCGCGCTCGAACACGCCGACATCCCCGAGGGCGACGTCGTCGTCACCGGGGCGACCGGCGGGGTCGGCTCGGTCGCCGTCATGCTGCTCGCCGCATCCGGACGCCGCGTCGTGGCCGCGACCGGGCACCCCGACGACCGCGGCTACCTGGAGCGGCTCGGGGCATCCGAGCTCCTCGACCGCGCCGAGCTGCAGCAGGCGGGCAAGCCCCTGCAGGCGAGCCGCTGGGCCGGCGCCGTCGACGTGGTCGGCGGCACCACCCTCGCGAGCCTGCTCGCCCAGGCCCGCTACGGCGGCGCCGTCGCGGCCTGCGGTCTCGTCGAGAGCGCCGAGCTCGCCACCACGGTCATGCCGTTCATCCTGCGCGGGGTGAGCCTGGTCGGCATCAACTCGGTCGAGGCGCCGCTCGTCACGCGCGACCGCGTCTGGAGCCGCCTCGCGCGCGACCTCGACCTCGCCCTGCTCGACTCGATGACCGAGGAGATCGGCCTCAGCCGCGTGCCCGAGTACGCGGGCCGCATCCTCGCCGGCGACACGCGGGGCCGCATCGTCGTCGACGTGGCACACTGA
- a CDS encoding DUF1304 domain-containing protein — protein MAIVLLVIGEIFAGLAALVHVYIWMLESVLWNRESTRRTFGVRSAEDGDTLRGMAYNQGFYNLFLALGAFAGLGLSWTADFRSAGIAVMLFACLCMVLAAVVLLTSNRLLTRAALVQGGFPTIAVVATVVGLLVS, from the coding sequence GTGGCAATCGTCCTGCTGGTGATCGGCGAGATCTTCGCCGGACTCGCGGCCCTCGTGCACGTCTACATCTGGATGCTCGAGAGCGTGCTCTGGAACCGCGAATCCACGCGGCGCACCTTCGGGGTGCGCTCGGCGGAAGACGGCGACACCCTGCGCGGGATGGCCTACAACCAGGGCTTCTACAACCTGTTCCTGGCGCTCGGCGCGTTCGCGGGGCTCGGGCTCAGCTGGACGGCCGACTTCCGATCGGCGGGGATCGCGGTCATGCTCTTCGCGTGCCTGTGCATGGTGCTCGCGGCGGTCGTGCTGCTCACCTCGAACCGCCTGCTCACGCGGGCCGCGCTCGTGCAGGGCGGGTTCCCGACGATCGCGGTCGTTGCGACCGTCGTGGGGTTGCTGGTTTCGTAG
- a CDS encoding ferrochelatase gives MIETTKELGPEHVETPVAYDAIVLASFGGPEGQDDVIPFLRNVTRGRGIPDERLEEVAHHYRHYGGVSPINQQNRELKAALEAELAARGIELPVYWGNRNWDPYLADAVQQAYDDGHRTLIGVATSAYASYSSCRQYTEDIVKALDTTGLAGEVRLDKVRPYFDHPGFVTPFVEGLRAALAELAAAGHAPERTRVLFATHSIPMTAAVESGPDFGPGGAYEAQHLAVAEVVMREAGSDIDWELVYQSRSGPPSQPWLEPDINDVIEGLPAQGVEAIVIVPLGFVSDHMEVMWDLDNEALESAAEAGLAAKRIPTPGIHPAFVAGLVDLVLERVNGTPVAERPALTNLGPWFDVCRPGCCVGVQATVVEPVS, from the coding sequence GTGATCGAGACGACGAAGGAGCTCGGGCCCGAGCACGTCGAGACCCCGGTCGCCTACGACGCGATCGTGCTCGCGAGCTTCGGCGGACCCGAGGGCCAGGACGACGTCATCCCGTTCCTGCGCAACGTGACGCGGGGGCGCGGGATCCCGGACGAGCGCCTCGAGGAGGTCGCCCACCACTACCGCCACTACGGCGGCGTGAGCCCTATCAACCAGCAGAACCGCGAACTGAAGGCCGCCCTCGAGGCCGAGCTCGCCGCCCGCGGCATCGAGCTGCCCGTGTACTGGGGCAACCGCAACTGGGACCCGTATCTCGCGGATGCCGTGCAGCAGGCCTACGACGACGGTCACCGCACGCTCATCGGCGTCGCGACGAGCGCCTACGCGAGCTACTCGAGCTGCCGGCAGTACACCGAGGACATCGTGAAGGCACTCGACACGACGGGCCTCGCCGGCGAGGTGCGGCTCGACAAGGTGCGCCCGTACTTCGACCACCCCGGATTCGTCACCCCGTTCGTGGAGGGGCTGCGTGCCGCGCTCGCCGAGCTCGCGGCGGCCGGCCACGCGCCCGAGCGCACGCGCGTGCTGTTCGCCACCCACTCCATCCCGATGACGGCGGCCGTCGAGTCGGGCCCCGACTTCGGCCCCGGCGGCGCCTACGAGGCGCAGCATCTCGCGGTGGCCGAGGTGGTCATGCGCGAGGCGGGCAGCGACATCGACTGGGAGCTCGTCTACCAGTCGCGCTCCGGCCCCCCGAGCCAGCCGTGGCTCGAGCCCGACATCAACGACGTCATCGAGGGCCTGCCCGCGCAGGGCGTCGAGGCGATCGTGATCGTGCCGCTCGGCTTCGTGTCGGATCACATGGAGGTCATGTGGGACCTCGACAACGAGGCCCTCGAGTCGGCGGCCGAGGCGGGTCTCGCGGCGAAGCGCATCCCGACCCCCGGCATCCACCCCGCCTTCGTGGCCGGGCTCGTCGACCTCGTGCTCGAGCGGGTGAACGGCACCCCGGTGGCCGAGCGCCCCGCCCTCACGAACCTCGGACCCTGGTTCGACGTGTGCCGCCCCGGATGCTGCGTGGGCGTGCAGGCGACCGTCGTGGAGCCGGTGTCGTGA
- a CDS encoding DUF3618 domain-containing protein yields the protein MSDAIENAKAAAAKARHELADTLEAIEDKFDVPKRTGELVDKAKAAYERNPVPWIVGGAAVAIVALGLVAWAIFGGDDD from the coding sequence ATGAGCGACGCCATCGAGAACGCCAAGGCCGCGGCCGCGAAGGCACGGCACGAGCTGGCCGACACCCTGGAGGCCATCGAGGACAAGTTCGACGTCCCGAAGCGCACCGGCGAGCTGGTCGACAAGGCGAAGGCCGCCTACGAGCGCAACCCCGTGCCGTGGATCGTCGGGGGTGCCGCCGTCGCGATCGTCGCGCTCGGCCTCGTCGCCTGGGCGATCTTCGGCGGCGACGACGACTGA
- a CDS encoding uroporphyrinogen-III synthase, translating to MSAEPRKPLAGWRVLVPRGGKWGDGVAASVRGFGGIPVIAPLINFASSDDPITLANALHELGDGQFAWLVVTSATTVDVLVSQRVKVPDETRIAAVGETTAAALQLAGYRVDFVPTSDNSARGLVKEWPDSGIRGRVLIPQSDIAEPTLVAGLQKLGFEVEFVTAYRTVGVPAAIEVKSDVASGRIRAILVTSGSVARQVAEQLAPLPAETVVACIGPRTAFDTRAAGLPVHVIADERSVDSLIEGLVEYAEAE from the coding sequence GTGAGCGCCGAGCCGCGCAAGCCGCTCGCCGGCTGGCGGGTGCTCGTGCCGCGCGGCGGCAAGTGGGGCGACGGGGTCGCGGCGAGCGTGCGCGGCTTCGGCGGCATCCCGGTGATCGCCCCGCTCATCAACTTCGCGAGCTCGGACGACCCGATCACGCTCGCCAACGCCCTGCACGAGCTCGGCGACGGCCAGTTCGCGTGGCTCGTCGTGACGAGCGCCACGACCGTCGACGTGCTCGTGAGCCAGCGCGTCAAGGTGCCCGACGAGACCCGCATCGCGGCCGTCGGCGAGACGACCGCCGCCGCGCTGCAGCTCGCCGGCTACCGCGTCGACTTCGTGCCCACCTCCGACAACTCGGCGCGCGGGCTCGTGAAGGAGTGGCCCGACTCGGGCATCCGGGGTCGTGTGCTCATCCCGCAGTCCGACATCGCCGAGCCGACGCTCGTGGCGGGCCTGCAGAAGCTCGGCTTCGAGGTGGAGTTCGTGACGGCGTACCGCACGGTGGGTGTGCCCGCGGCGATCGAGGTGAAGTCGGATGTCGCCTCCGGACGCATCCGCGCGATCCTGGTGACCTCGGGCTCGGTCGCACGGCAGGTGGCGGAGCAGCTCGCGCCGCTGCCCGCGGAGACCGTGGTGGCGTGCATCGGCCCGCGCACCGCCTTCGACACGCGTGCGGCGGGGCTGCCCGTGCACGTGATCGCCGACGAGCGCAGCGTCGACTCGCTCATCGAGGGTCTCGTCGAGTACGCGGAGGCGGAGTGA
- the hemB gene encoding porphobilinogen synthase → MSGPVIRPRRLRQSPAWRRLARETRVDAAQLILPMFVAEGAAEPRPIASMPGVVQHSLDSFRVELQRAAAAGIGGVMLFGVPVEKDATGSGATDPDGILNVATRVAAAEVGDALVVQTDLCLDEFTDHGHCGVLDAAGRVDNDATLVRYREMALAQAEAGSGLVGLSGMMDGQVAAVREVLDAAGRADVPILGYAAKYASAFYGPFREAVQSSLVGDRRTYQLDPANRREGLREALIDVEEGADVVMVKPAMSYLDVLADTAAASPVPVWAYQVSGEYAMIAAAAGNGWIDGDRAVDESLTSIVRAGADAVLSYFALDAAERWARA, encoded by the coding sequence GTGAGCGGCCCCGTCATCCGTCCGCGCCGGCTGCGGCAGAGCCCGGCCTGGCGCCGGCTCGCCCGGGAGACCCGGGTGGATGCCGCCCAGCTGATCCTGCCGATGTTCGTCGCCGAGGGGGCCGCCGAGCCGCGCCCCATCGCCTCGATGCCGGGGGTCGTGCAGCACAGCCTCGACTCGTTCCGCGTCGAGCTGCAGCGCGCGGCGGCCGCGGGGATCGGCGGCGTCATGCTGTTCGGCGTGCCGGTGGAGAAGGACGCGACCGGCTCCGGCGCGACCGACCCCGACGGCATCCTCAACGTCGCCACGCGCGTCGCCGCCGCCGAGGTGGGCGACGCGCTCGTCGTGCAGACCGACCTGTGCCTCGACGAGTTCACCGACCACGGTCACTGCGGCGTGCTCGACGCCGCGGGGCGGGTCGACAACGACGCGACCCTCGTGCGCTACCGCGAGATGGCGCTCGCACAGGCCGAGGCGGGCTCGGGGCTCGTCGGCCTCTCGGGCATGATGGACGGCCAGGTCGCCGCCGTGCGCGAGGTGCTCGACGCGGCCGGCCGCGCCGACGTGCCGATCCTCGGCTACGCCGCCAAGTACGCCTCCGCCTTCTACGGCCCGTTCCGCGAGGCCGTGCAGTCCTCGCTCGTCGGCGACCGCCGCACGTACCAGCTCGACCCGGCGAACCGCCGCGAGGGGTTGCGCGAGGCGCTCATCGACGTCGAGGAGGGCGCCGACGTCGTCATGGTGAAGCCCGCCATGAGCTACCTCGACGTGCTCGCCGACACGGCCGCGGCATCCCCCGTGCCCGTGTGGGCGTACCAGGTGTCGGGCGAGTACGCGATGATCGCGGCGGCCGCCGGCAACGGCTGGATCGACGGCGACCGGGCCGTCGACGAGTCGCTCACCTCGATCGTGCGGGCGGGGGCGGATGCCGTGCTCAGCTACTTCGCGCTCGACGCGGCCGAGCGTTGGGCCCGCGCGTGA
- the hemQ gene encoding hydrogen peroxide-dependent heme synthase produces the protein MTSAPSVPSDSPRPTGFTLWAVWRRDPASRGAVTVDGLAEAIAEVEATGVVLRGLYDVSGLRADADLMVWLTGDTAETLQSALRILRRVPAIAALLPTWNALGVHRDAEFSRSHAPSFLRGLPPKGWVTVYPFIRSYDWYLLPDEERRGMLADHGRKGSEYPAVQANTVASFALGDYEWILALEADEVVELVDLMRHLRQTEARRHVREEVPFFTGRRIDVDEVAEVLS, from the coding sequence GTGACGTCTGCGCCCTCCGTCCCGTCCGACTCCCCGCGCCCGACCGGCTTCACCCTGTGGGCCGTGTGGCGCCGCGACCCGGCGAGCCGGGGCGCCGTCACGGTCGACGGCCTCGCCGAGGCGATCGCCGAGGTTGAGGCCACGGGTGTCGTGCTGCGCGGGCTCTACGACGTCTCCGGGCTGCGGGCGGATGCCGACCTCATGGTCTGGCTGACCGGCGACACCGCCGAGACCCTGCAGTCGGCGCTGCGCATCCTGCGTCGCGTGCCCGCGATCGCCGCGCTGCTGCCCACCTGGAACGCCCTCGGCGTGCACCGCGACGCCGAGTTCAGCCGCTCGCACGCGCCGAGCTTCCTGCGGGGGCTGCCGCCGAAGGGCTGGGTGACGGTCTACCCCTTCATCCGCAGCTACGACTGGTACCTGCTGCCCGACGAGGAGCGCCGCGGGATGCTCGCCGACCACGGCCGCAAGGGCTCCGAGTACCCGGCCGTGCAGGCGAACACCGTCGCGAGCTTCGCGCTCGGCGACTACGAGTGGATCCTCGCGCTCGAGGCCGACGAGGTGGTCGAGCTCGTCGACCTCATGCGCCACCTGCGGCAGACCGAGGCGCGCCGGCACGTGCGCGAGGAGGTGCCCTTCTTCACGGGGCGCCGGATCGACGTCGACGAGGTGGCGGAGGTGCTGTCGTGA
- a CDS encoding YtxH domain-containing protein yields MKGKILFLAGLGVGYVLGTRAGRQRYEQIKAAASNLWNAPIVQKRVDDVQDFVKDKAPEVAEFVADGAKKVVAQVAGRGSSSSSARAATKAPAQAPAKKAPAKSTTAKKSTSGSGS; encoded by the coding sequence ATGAAAGGCAAGATCCTCTTCCTCGCCGGACTCGGCGTCGGATACGTGCTCGGCACGCGCGCCGGTCGGCAGCGCTACGAGCAGATCAAGGCGGCCGCCTCGAACCTCTGGAACGCGCCGATCGTGCAGAAGCGCGTCGACGACGTGCAGGACTTCGTGAAGGACAAGGCGCCCGAGGTGGCCGAGTTCGTCGCCGACGGCGCCAAGAAGGTCGTCGCGCAGGTCGCCGGCCGCGGCTCGAGCAGCTCGTCCGCCCGCGCGGCGACGAAGGCGCCCGCCCAGGCTCCGGCGAAGAAGGCGCCCGCGAAGTCCACCACCGCGAAGAAGTCGACGTCCGGCTCCGGCTCCTGA
- a CDS encoding protoporphyrinogen/coproporphyrinogen oxidase, producing the protein MPEGESPRVVVVGGGVAGLVAARELARAGREVTVLEAGERLGGQLARHSVAGIELDAGAEAYATRGDDIPRLLRELHLDTDIVTPAPAPAWLHRRDGSAVPLPATSLFGIPGVPLAQDVITAIGVRGALRAQLDSVLPDVVGAKAGTLGELVRRRMGGAVVDGLVSPVTRGVHSLPADELPLDRAAPGLRRALRSEGSLARAVRAMREQAPAGSAVASLRGGLFRLVDALEAELRTLGVELRTGVAAARWDALGVTTSTGEWILGEVVLAAPLDAEAPRTRVTVATIAVDAPELAAVPRGTGVLVAPDAPGVTARALTQVSAKWAWVAEATPLQLLRLSYDAGVEVTPELARADAEVLLGMPVPTPVDAAVVEWERTGRRVGGEHAIDGMHRVGEAESGTGLAAVVSYARTVANAIPSGTSEGEG; encoded by the coding sequence ATGCCCGAGGGTGAGTCACCGCGCGTCGTCGTGGTGGGCGGCGGCGTCGCCGGCCTCGTGGCGGCGCGCGAGCTCGCGCGCGCCGGTCGCGAGGTCACGGTGCTCGAGGCGGGCGAGCGGCTCGGCGGGCAGCTCGCCAGACATTCCGTAGCAGGCATAGAACTGGATGCGGGAGCCGAGGCGTACGCCACGCGCGGTGACGACATCCCCCGGCTGCTGCGCGAGCTGCACCTCGACACCGACATCGTGACCCCCGCCCCGGCGCCGGCCTGGCTGCACCGTCGCGACGGCTCGGCCGTGCCGCTGCCCGCGACGAGCCTCTTCGGCATCCCCGGGGTGCCGCTCGCCCAGGACGTCATCACGGCGATCGGGGTGCGCGGTGCGCTGCGCGCCCAGCTCGACTCGGTGCTGCCGGACGTCGTCGGCGCGAAGGCCGGGACGCTCGGCGAACTCGTGCGGCGGCGGATGGGAGGCGCCGTCGTCGACGGGCTCGTCTCGCCCGTGACGCGCGGCGTGCACTCGCTTCCGGCCGACGAGCTGCCGCTCGACCGCGCGGCGCCCGGCCTGCGTCGCGCGCTCCGCAGCGAGGGCTCGCTCGCCCGCGCCGTGCGGGCGATGCGCGAGCAGGCGCCCGCGGGTTCGGCGGTCGCGTCGCTGCGCGGTGGGCTGTTCCGGCTCGTCGACGCCCTCGAGGCCGAGCTCCGCACGCTCGGCGTGGAGCTGCGCACGGGTGTCGCCGCGGCACGTTGGGACGCCCTCGGGGTGACGACGTCGACGGGCGAGTGGATCCTCGGCGAGGTGGTGCTCGCGGCGCCCCTCGACGCGGAGGCGCCCCGCACCCGCGTGACCGTCGCGACGATCGCCGTCGACGCGCCCGAGCTCGCCGCCGTGCCGCGCGGCACCGGGGTGCTCGTCGCACCCGACGCCCCGGGCGTCACGGCGCGCGCGCTCACGCAGGTGAGCGCCAAGTGGGCGTGGGTGGCCGAGGCCACCCCGCTGCAGCTGCTGCGGCTGTCGTACGACGCGGGCGTCGAGGTGACCCCCGAGCTCGCCCGAGCGGATGCCGAGGTGCTGCTCGGGATGCCCGTCCCGACCCCCGTCGACGCCGCGGTCGTCGAGTGGGAGCGCACCGGTCGTCGCGTCGGCGGCGAACATGCCATTGACGGAATGCATCGGGTGGGGGAGGCTGAATCGGGCACGGGGCTCGCGGCGGTCGTGTCCTACGCCCGAACCGTCGCGAATGCAATCCCCTCCGGAACCTCGGAGGGCGAGGGCTAG